From a region of the Vicinamibacteria bacterium genome:
- a CDS encoding alpha/beta fold hydrolase encodes MKEGALLFGEEKSLVAVITEPSGALGRERPAVIFLNAGVLHRVGPNRIHVRLARELARHGFVSMRFDFSGLGDSRSRRDPTPFVESAVAETRQGMDLLASSRGAQSFLLIGICSGADNALRAAGLDERVVGTALIEPYGIPAPGFLLYSYRRKILNPLAWWRLLRGRSELWEMLRERTRASGEADPVPGAQSVITEAVVPSREEVLAQLRRLTERGVDLCLVYSAESPAYHNYRTLLRREVRKAMARGRAQLEVITRTDHVFTPAAAQQRLVALLADWACHVAAREAL; translated from the coding sequence GTGAAAGAAGGGGCGCTCCTTTTTGGCGAAGAGAAGTCCTTGGTAGCCGTGATCACCGAACCCTCTGGGGCGCTCGGGCGGGAGCGACCCGCCGTCATCTTCCTGAACGCCGGCGTCTTGCACCGAGTGGGTCCCAACCGCATCCACGTGCGCCTCGCTCGCGAGCTGGCGCGCCATGGCTTCGTCTCGATGCGCTTCGACTTTTCCGGCCTGGGTGACAGCCGCTCCCGCCGCGACCCCACGCCATTTGTGGAGTCGGCAGTGGCGGAAACGCGCCAGGGGATGGACCTCCTCGCTAGCTCGCGGGGGGCACAATCATTCCTTCTGATCGGCATCTGCTCCGGCGCCGACAATGCCCTCCGCGCAGCTGGACTCGACGAGCGGGTGGTGGGTACGGCCCTCATCGAACCGTATGGCATTCCCGCTCCCGGGTTCCTTCTTTACTCCTATCGACGGAAGATCCTGAACCCCCTCGCCTGGTGGCGCCTGCTCCGCGGGCGGAGCGAGCTCTGGGAAATGCTCAGGGAGCGGACGAGGGCGAGTGGGGAAGCCGATCCCGTGCCTGGGGCACAATCCGTGATCACAGAGGCCGTCGTTCCTTCCCGGGAGGAGGTTCTGGCGCAGCTCCGGAGGCTCACCGAGCGGGGGGTCGATCTCTGCCTCGTGTACTCCGCGGAGAGCCCCGCCTACCACAACTACCGGACTCTTCTGCGCCGGGAGGTCCGGAAGGCGATGGCGCGGGGGAGGGCACAGCTCGAGGTGATCACGCGCACGGACCACGTCTTCACCCCGGCCGCGGCCCAGCAGCGGCTTGTGGCCCTTCTCGCCGACTGGGCTTGCCACGTGGCCGCTCGGGAGGCGCTCTAG
- a CDS encoding alpha/beta hydrolase, whose protein sequence is MVVCAPFGQEYLRAHRSLRELGERLAEAGLPALRFDYHGCGDSAGEGEEARWEEWLADTVAAVAELRESTGLSRVALIGLRLGGTLAGLCAARLGGVEALVLWDPVVQGAAYLRELRETHEAWTHEHAPGAIAQPNEALGFPLRDELAADLERVGLLGLAHGPARRVLVVNSGDGEGEPPLWRGAAGVEHQRFPPAPVWLPAEGMGRAFVPAQLLSAVTTWLEGACT, encoded by the coding sequence GTGGTCGTCTGTGCTCCCTTCGGGCAGGAGTACCTACGCGCGCATCGCTCGCTCCGCGAGCTAGGGGAGCGCCTCGCCGAGGCGGGGCTGCCCGCGTTGCGCTTCGACTATCACGGCTGCGGGGACTCAGCGGGGGAAGGGGAAGAGGCTCGCTGGGAGGAGTGGCTTGCCGACACCGTGGCCGCGGTGGCGGAGCTTCGCGAGTCTACGGGCCTCTCCAGGGTGGCCTTGATCGGCCTGCGCCTAGGGGGGACGCTGGCCGGCCTCTGCGCGGCTCGCCTCGGAGGTGTGGAAGCCCTCGTGCTCTGGGACCCCGTGGTCCAAGGTGCCGCCTACCTGCGCGAGCTACGAGAAACGCATGAGGCCTGGACGCACGAGCACGCCCCGGGCGCGATCGCCCAGCCCAACGAGGCGCTGGGGTTTCCCCTGCGCGATGAACTGGCGGCTGACCTCGAGAGAGTGGGCCTCCTGGGTCTCGCCCACGGACCCGCCCGCCGCGTGCTGGTGGTCAACAGTGGGGATGGGGAAGGCGAGCCGCCTCTCTGGAGAGGAGCGGCGGGAGTGGAACATCAGCGCTTCCCGCCCGCACCGGTATGGCTGCCCGCCGAAGGGATGGGCCGGGCTTTCGTGCCCGCTCAGCTCCTCAGTGCCGTTACCACCTGGCTGGAGGGCGCCTGCACGTGA